The Candidatus Binataceae bacterium region GCTTGCCAGTTCGCGGCGCGGCGATGCTTTTCGGGCGTATCGAGCAGGTTGTCGAGCAGGACGAGGCCGCGCTCGATGTGGCGCTTCTCGTCGTCGAGCAGGTGCGCGAGGATCCTGAGAGTGGGCGGTTCGTAGACCGGGTTGGCGGCGGTGACGTGGGCGCTGTAATGGGCCACCAGGTGCGGCTTCAGCACGCGGTAGATGCCGGCCGCGCGCTCGATCGTATCCTCCCACTGCTCCTTGTCCTCGATCGCGTTGATGAAGGCGACGAAGGATTCGTTGGGCGGGCGCGAAACCTGGGCCTGCGAGCGCAATTCGCCAAGGCGCTTGCCGAGCGCGTCGGCGTGGAGCGCGCATTCGTAAACCTGGCGCGCCATCTCGAGCTTGACCGGAATTTCCGGCGTAAGCGCGATCCAGCCCGCCATCATCCGCATCATGCGCTCCTCGGCGTAGCGGTAGTTCATGATGAACCCGGCGCTCTGCTTCACGCTGTACACGCCCTCGAGCGTGCGCCGATCGTAGAGTTCCATAGACCCGTGTTTCCGCCTTTCAGATTTCCGCGCCGCGCGCGGCGGGGTTGAAGAAACGGCCCTCGACCAGCGCCGCGATCTGCCGCCAGTAGATTTCCTTGTCGGTTTTTCCCAGGTAGTCCGCGCCCATCGCCCATCCCGAGCACAGCATGTGCACCGCCTGGACGACGCTCCGCAGGTCGTCGTAAACGATCACGCCCATCCGGCGCCCGCGCTCGAGCACGTTCTCGATCGTGGAGGTGTAGCGGCCGACGATCTGCTTGAGCGCGGCGCGATAGTCGGGGCGGCGCGCCAGGTAGCGCACCTCCTGGTTCAGCACGCAGAACGCCTCACGGTAGCGGTCGATCACGTCGATCGCCGCGCGCATCAGCTCAAGCAGCTCGCGGCGCGGCTCGCCGCGGCTCTTGCCGCGGATCTGCGGCAGCATCTCGGCCAGCTCGGCGACCATCGATTCGGCGAGCAGCAGCAGGATGTCGTCCTTGCTCTGCAGGTAGACGTAGATCGAGCCTGCGGCCAATCCGGCTTCGAGCGCAATCTCCTTGACCGTGGCCTCGTGAAACGACTTGTGCTCGAGCACGCGGCAGGCGGCGGCGAAGATCTGCTGGCGGCGCGCGCGGACCAGCGCCTCGTCCTGATTCTGCGTTCTCAGCTGGGTCTGGGTTT contains the following coding sequences:
- a CDS encoding TetR/AcrR family transcriptional regulator encodes the protein MPEPLKTQTQLRTQNQDEALVRARRQQIFAAACRVLEHKSFHEATVKEIALEAGLAAGSIYVYLQSKDDILLLLAESMVAELAEMLPQIRGKSRGEPRRELLELMRAAIDVIDRYREAFCVLNQEVRYLARRPDYRAALKQIVGRYTSTIENVLERGRRMGVIVYDDLRSVVQAVHMLCSGWAMGADYLGKTDKEIYWRQIAALVEGRFFNPAARGAEI